The following are from one region of the Sciurus carolinensis chromosome 5, mSciCar1.2, whole genome shotgun sequence genome:
- the LOC124984794 gene encoding small integral membrane protein 30-like has translation MTSVSTELLFVLISLFFVSPLAEAIRVGDAIIALLLGVVSSIAGICVCLGASAQKRNERCDQMRLSRVS, from the coding sequence ATGACCTCAGTTTCAACAGAGTTGCTCTTCGTcctcatttcattgttttttgtttccccACTTGCTGAAGCAATAAGAGTAGGAGATGCAATCATCGCCCTTTTGTTAGGGGTGGTCAGCAGTATTGCAGGCATCTGTGTTTGCCTTGGTGCGTCTGcacagaagagaaatgaaagatgtGACCAGATGCGACTTTCAAGGGTCTCCTGA
- the LOC124985097 gene encoding interferon-induced protein with tetratricopeptide repeats 2-like isoform X2: protein MSEITKHSLENILPQLKCHFTWNLYDEESSLQDLEDRVRDQVEFLNTEFKTIMYNLFAYVKHLRGQHGLALEYLQRAEEFNQQQQAHQGKIRSLVTWGNYAWIYYHMGRLPEAQAYIDKVENLCKTFASSYRIECPEIDCEEGWALLKWGEKYYERAKECFEKALEGKPTNPEFSLGLAITLYRLGDETRTENTIHLLRQAIQLNPNNQYVNVLLALTLQKVKNKAEVEGDKLVEEALKKTPCPTDVLCSAAKYYRNKGSLDTAIELLKKALESVPNNVYQHLQIGCCYRAKIRQIQRSRKCTTNEDEEELREILKNAVDHFKKVVELNVNLPRACSDLACLYAITGQYDEAEYYFQKEFSRDLPPAERQVLHLRYGNFQQYQRLCDASAIHHYLEGLNIRGSLTEKGKLIINLRRIANKRLSENASDAVGWQLSRFIHELNRKGVPTAGGPGRGLGGLMGNPASDPGRFGPSGSLDGKGSNDTSEGKGGTHYPEEAQGRPSYQVSGLQREEEGKKKEK, encoded by the exons ATGAg TGAAATTACCAAACACTCCTTGGAAAATATCTTACCGCAACTGAAATGTCACTTTACCTGGAATTTATATGATGAAGAAAGTTCCTTACAAGATTTAGAAGACAGAGTCCGCGATCAGGTAGAATTTCTAAACACAGAATTCAAAACAATCATGTACAATCTCTTTGCCTATGTTAAACACCTCAGGGGCCAGCATGGGTTGGCTCTGGAATACCTACAGCGAGCTGAGGAGTTTAATCAGCAGCAGCAGGCCCACCAAGGCAAAATCAGAAGCCTGGTCACCTGGGGCAACTATGCGTGGATTTACTATCACATGGGCAGACTCCCAGAAGCGCAGGCTTACATCGACAAGGTGGAAAATCTCTGCAAGACATTTGCAAGCTCCTATAGAATCGAATGCCCTGAGATTGACTGCGAAGAAGGATGGGCACTTttaaaatggggagaaaaataCTATGAACGGGCAAAGGAGTGTTTTGAGAAGGCTCTGGAAGGGAAACCCACCAATCCTGAGTTCTCCCTGGGATTGGCAATCACTCTGTATCGCCTGGGTGATGAAACACGAACAGAAAACACCATTCACCTCCTGAGGCAGGCCATCCAGCTGAATCCTAACAACCAGTATGTTAATGTTCTCCTGGCTCTGACTCTTCAAAAGGTCAAGAACAAAGCCGAAGTGGAAGGAGACAAGTTGGTTGAAGAGGCCTTGAAGAAAACGCCGTGTCCAACAGACGTACTCTGTAGTGCTGCTAAATATTATCGGAATAAAGGCTCCCTGGACACAGCTATAGAATTGCTGAAAAAGGCACTAGAATCAGTGCCTAACAATGTCTACCAGCATCTCCAGATTGGATGCTGCTACAGAGCAAAAATCAGacaaatacagaggtcaagaaagtGCACCACTAATGAGGATGAGGAAGAACTACGGGAAATACTGAAAAATGCTGTGGATCATTTTAAGAAAGTGGTCGAGTTGAACGTTAACCTCCCCCGGGCCTGCTCAGACCTTGCCTGCCTGTATGCCATCACAGGTCAGTACGATGAGGCAGAGTATTATTTCCAGAAGGAATTCAGTAGGGATCTCCCTCCTGCCGAGAGACAAGTGCTCCACCTGCGGTATGGCAACTTCCAGCAGTACCAGAGGCTGTGCGACGCCTCCGCCATCCACCATTACCTGGAGGGCTTGAACATACGCGGGTCATTGACCGAGAAGGGAAAACTGATCATAAACCTAAGAAGAATCGCCAATAAACGACTCTCTGAAAATGCCTCGGATGCCGTGGGGTGGCAACTGTCCAGGTTCATCCATGAACTGAATAGAAAAGGGGTTCCGACAGCTGGAGGCCCTGGGAGAGGACTGGGAGGCCTGATGGGCAATCCGGCCTCAGATCCTGGCAGATTTGGCCCTTCTGGGTCTCTGGATGGGAAGGGTAGTAATGATACCTCAGAGGGTAAGGGTGGGACCCACTACCCAGAAGAGGCCCAAGGGAGACCTTCCTACCAGGTCTCTGGGcttcagagggaggaggagggaaagaagaaagagaagtag
- the LOC124985097 gene encoding interferon-induced protein with tetratricopeptide repeats 2-like isoform X1: protein MPLVTGRRKGIRRYPSEITKHSLENILPQLKCHFTWNLYDEESSLQDLEDRVRDQVEFLNTEFKTIMYNLFAYVKHLRGQHGLALEYLQRAEEFNQQQQAHQGKIRSLVTWGNYAWIYYHMGRLPEAQAYIDKVENLCKTFASSYRIECPEIDCEEGWALLKWGEKYYERAKECFEKALEGKPTNPEFSLGLAITLYRLGDETRTENTIHLLRQAIQLNPNNQYVNVLLALTLQKVKNKAEVEGDKLVEEALKKTPCPTDVLCSAAKYYRNKGSLDTAIELLKKALESVPNNVYQHLQIGCCYRAKIRQIQRSRKCTTNEDEEELREILKNAVDHFKKVVELNVNLPRACSDLACLYAITGQYDEAEYYFQKEFSRDLPPAERQVLHLRYGNFQQYQRLCDASAIHHYLEGLNIRGSLTEKGKLIINLRRIANKRLSENASDAVGWQLSRFIHELNRKGVPTAGGPGRGLGGLMGNPASDPGRFGPSGSLDGKGSNDTSEGKGGTHYPEEAQGRPSYQVSGLQREEEGKKKEK from the coding sequence TGAAATTACCAAACACTCCTTGGAAAATATCTTACCGCAACTGAAATGTCACTTTACCTGGAATTTATATGATGAAGAAAGTTCCTTACAAGATTTAGAAGACAGAGTCCGCGATCAGGTAGAATTTCTAAACACAGAATTCAAAACAATCATGTACAATCTCTTTGCCTATGTTAAACACCTCAGGGGCCAGCATGGGTTGGCTCTGGAATACCTACAGCGAGCTGAGGAGTTTAATCAGCAGCAGCAGGCCCACCAAGGCAAAATCAGAAGCCTGGTCACCTGGGGCAACTATGCGTGGATTTACTATCACATGGGCAGACTCCCAGAAGCGCAGGCTTACATCGACAAGGTGGAAAATCTCTGCAAGACATTTGCAAGCTCCTATAGAATCGAATGCCCTGAGATTGACTGCGAAGAAGGATGGGCACTTttaaaatggggagaaaaataCTATGAACGGGCAAAGGAGTGTTTTGAGAAGGCTCTGGAAGGGAAACCCACCAATCCTGAGTTCTCCCTGGGATTGGCAATCACTCTGTATCGCCTGGGTGATGAAACACGAACAGAAAACACCATTCACCTCCTGAGGCAGGCCATCCAGCTGAATCCTAACAACCAGTATGTTAATGTTCTCCTGGCTCTGACTCTTCAAAAGGTCAAGAACAAAGCCGAAGTGGAAGGAGACAAGTTGGTTGAAGAGGCCTTGAAGAAAACGCCGTGTCCAACAGACGTACTCTGTAGTGCTGCTAAATATTATCGGAATAAAGGCTCCCTGGACACAGCTATAGAATTGCTGAAAAAGGCACTAGAATCAGTGCCTAACAATGTCTACCAGCATCTCCAGATTGGATGCTGCTACAGAGCAAAAATCAGacaaatacagaggtcaagaaagtGCACCACTAATGAGGATGAGGAAGAACTACGGGAAATACTGAAAAATGCTGTGGATCATTTTAAGAAAGTGGTCGAGTTGAACGTTAACCTCCCCCGGGCCTGCTCAGACCTTGCCTGCCTGTATGCCATCACAGGTCAGTACGATGAGGCAGAGTATTATTTCCAGAAGGAATTCAGTAGGGATCTCCCTCCTGCCGAGAGACAAGTGCTCCACCTGCGGTATGGCAACTTCCAGCAGTACCAGAGGCTGTGCGACGCCTCCGCCATCCACCATTACCTGGAGGGCTTGAACATACGCGGGTCATTGACCGAGAAGGGAAAACTGATCATAAACCTAAGAAGAATCGCCAATAAACGACTCTCTGAAAATGCCTCGGATGCCGTGGGGTGGCAACTGTCCAGGTTCATCCATGAACTGAATAGAAAAGGGGTTCCGACAGCTGGAGGCCCTGGGAGAGGACTGGGAGGCCTGATGGGCAATCCGGCCTCAGATCCTGGCAGATTTGGCCCTTCTGGGTCTCTGGATGGGAAGGGTAGTAATGATACCTCAGAGGGTAAGGGTGGGACCCACTACCCAGAAGAGGCCCAAGGGAGACCTTCCTACCAGGTCTCTGGGcttcagagggaggaggagggaaagaagaaagagaagtag